The following nucleotide sequence is from Thermostaphylospora chromogena.
GAGTTGGCCATCTCCACCGCCTGCTCCTCGGTGCGGAAGGTCTGCAGGGTGAGGACCGGGCCGAAGACCTCCTCGCGGAGGATCTCGCTGCCCGGCGCGGCGCCGGTGATCAGGGTGGGCCGGTAGTAGAGGCCGCCCAGGTCGGTGTTGGGTCCGCCGCCGAGGAGCGCCGTCGCGCCGCCGTCGAGGGCGCGCCGTACGAAGCCGTCGATGCGGGCCAGGTGGTCGCGGTGGATCTGCGGTCCGATGTCGGTGCCCATCTCCCGCGGGTCGCCCTGGCGCAGGGCGCGGGCGCGGGCGAGGAAGCGCTCGGTGAACTCCTCGGCGATGGACTCCTCCACCAGCAGCCGGGTGCCGGCCAGGCAGACCTGCCCGGCGTTGTCGTACTGCTCGACCGCGAGGTTCACCGCCAGGTCCAGGTCGGCGTCGGCGAAGACGAGCAGCGGCGACTTGCCGCCCAGTTCCAGGCTGAGCGGGACGAGGTGGGCGGCCGCGGCGGCGGCGATGCGCCGGGCGGTGGGCACCGATCCGGTGAAGCTGATGCGCCGCACGTCCGGGTGGGCGACCAGCGCGGCGCCCGCCTCCTCGCCGTAGCCCTGGACGACGTTGAACACGCCGTCGGGGAGGCCCGCCTCGACGGTGATGTCGGCCAGCAGCGAGGCGGTCAGCGGCGACCATTCGGCCGGCTTGAGCACCACCGTGTTGCCCGCGGCGAGCGCGGGGGCGATCTTCCAGGTGGCGAGCATCAGCGGCGCGTTCCAGGGGGTGATGAGGGCGCACACACCCGCCGGGTCCCAGGAGACGTGGTTGCGGTGGCCGCGGGTTTCGAAGTCGTCGCGCCCCAGGCCGAGCAGCCAGTCGGCGAAGAACCGGAAGTTGTGCGCCACGCGCGGCATGACGCCCCGCAGGTGGGAGCGGAGCAGCGCGCCGTTGTCGGTGGTCTCGACGATGGCGAGCTGCTCCATCCGCTTCTCCACGCCGTCGGCGATGGCGTGGAGAAGGCGGGCCCGTTCTTGCCGGTCGGTCGCGGCCCAGGCGGGGAACGCCGCGCGGGCGGCGCGTACCGCGGCGTCGACCTCCTCGGCACCGCCCCTGGCGATGTGCGCGATCACCTGCTCGTCGATGGGCGAGAGGTCTTCGAACGTCTCGGCCGAGGCGATCCGCTCGCCCCCGATCCAGTGGCCGTCCTCGACGGCGACACCGGCGACCGTGGCCATGCGCCCTCCTCAAAGTCGTTTGGTCCCAAACAACTTAGGGTGGGCCTCTCCGAGCAGTCAAGACACGATATCGTTTGACCTCAAACGAGCTTCATCCGGTGTCCTTAGGAGACCCGATGCCCCGACGCCCGGTCATCGCGATCCCCTCCCGCTTCTCCGCCTCCGCCTCGGCGCTGCGCTACGCGGCCGTGGTGACCGCCCGCGCGCTGGCCGACGCGGTCTACCGCGCCGGAGGCGAGCCGTTCATGATGCATCCGACCGGGGCCGACGAGGCCGCGCAGCGGCTGGCGCTCGCCGACGGCCTGCTGCTCCCCGGCGGCGGCGACCTCGCGCCCTCCACCTACGGCGAGGCGGTGGCGCATGAGACCGTCTACGACGTCGACGCCGAGCAGGACGCCTTCGACCTCGCCGCGGCCCGGCACGCCCTGGCCCGCGGCCTGCCCACGCTGGCGATCTGCCGGGGACTGCAGGTGGTGAACGTGGCCCTCGGCGGGCGGCTGCGCCAGCACATGGACCCCGACCACCGGCACGTGGTGCACCCCGTCTCCGCACGCCGGGGATCACTGCTGGCGGAGGTGACCGGCACCGAGAAGATCGACGCCTCCTGCTACCACCACCAGTGCGTCGCCGAGCCGGGCGCCGGCCTGGTACCCGCCGCCTTCGCGGAGGACGGCACGATCGAGGCGGTCGAGCTGGAGAACCCGGCCGGGTGGTTCCTCGCCGTGCAGTGGCACCCGGAGGACACCGCCCACACCGACCCGGCCAACCAGGCCCTGTTCGACGCGCTCGTCACCGCGGCCCGCCGCGGCTGAGGACACCCCGGCGCCCGTCAGGAGGCCGAACGGCGCCGCCCGCCGCGCCGGGGCGGCAGCGGGGAGTCGCGGTGCAGCTCCTGCCGGCGCTGCTCGCCGTTCTCCTCCAGGTGGGTGACGATGCGGCGCAGGGTGTCGGCGAGCTGCCGGGTCTCGCCGGAGCCCAGCGCGCCGACCACGAACGCCTCCTCGTCGTTGAAGGCCGGGAAGATCTTCTCCATCAGCGCCACGCCGTCGGGGGTCAGCCGCAGCAGCGCCAGCCGCCCGTCCGAGGGGTGCTGACGGCGCTCGATGTATCCGCGGGACTCCATCGTCTTGATGATCCCGGTGAGGGTGCCCTTGGAGATCCCGGCCTCCGCGGCGACGTGCCGGGTCTCGATCTCCTCCCAGATCCACACCACCCACAGGACCACGAACCCGCTCCAGGTCAGGTCGGCCCAGCGCAGCGCGGAGTTCTCCAGGTGCTGACGGACGGCCGCCGCGGCGCGGTAGAGGTTGGACACCGCCGCGAGGGCCTCCCGGTTGACCGGGATCGCCCCGAGACGACGGCGCACCGCCTCCTCGGTCTCCGACAACGAGTAGTGCGCGGGCACGCCGGCTCCTTTCCTTATGGGCGGTCTCCAACGACCCGACCGACTCGATGCCAGCTTAATTTTCCGGCATGGGAGCGTGCCCGTCGCGGGCCCGGTCCCGGGCACCCGCGGCGGCTGCGGCGCGCCGCCCGGTCCGCGCGCCGCGCGGCGCGGGCGGGTTTCCGGAGGAGTCGTCGCTCGCGGCGATCCGGCCCCTCCGCGCGGCGCGAGCGCGTCACTCCGCGCCGGACACGTCCGAGGCCAGCAGCGTCCCTCCGTTCCAGCTCGTTCCCACCTGGCGGTAGTAGCCGCCGATGACCTCCTCCACGGTCAGCTCGGCCAGCTCCTCGGTCGGGGCGTCGAACAGCTCGATCTCGGCGTCGCCCGCCCACGCCTGCCCGCCCTCGAAGGAGGCGACGGAGCTCTCGATCAGCTCGTCCAGGGCGAGTCCTCCACCCGGCTCGATCGCGGGCATCCAGCGGTTGTGCGCCATGGGATGACCGTTGACGAAGCCGTTGGTCCGGCTGGGCTCGCGCAGCCGGACCACGGCCTGGGCCAGGCGGCGGTCGGCCGCGGCGAGGGTGGCGCCGAAGACGCCGCCGGGGGCGATCCGGGGCGCGGCCTGGCCGTAGGGGTGGGCACGGGTGAGGTGGATGGAGCCGAGCTTCTTCGGATAGCCCTGGTGGAGGCCGCGGGCGAGGGCGAAGTCCTTGTCCACCCAGATGTAGACGCAGCGGGAGTAGATCCGGCCCCGGTAAGAGCAGCGCACCACGACGAAGCACTCCTTGTACTGCGCGCGCACCGGGTCGAGCAGTTCCTCCTTGCTCTGCGAGCACGACTGCCAGTCGGCCCAGATCACCGCCACGGCGCCCGGGTCCTCCGGAGCGAGCTCCAGCGGCTCGGGCAGCAGCGCGGCGACCTTCGCCGGGTCCGTGCGGTACTCCACGGTCAGCAGGTCGCCCGAGTAGTACCACGGCGGGCTGGGAACCAGCGAGGAACGGCCGGTCGCCGTCTTGGGCATGAAGAAGCCGCGCACCGCAGCCACGGGTCCTCCTCGAGGTCGGATTTTCATTTGGGCCCATACGATATGGCCTGAGCTGGGCGATGTCACCCACAAGTCGGCTATTTTCGAGTTCGTCAGGTCTTGTCCGGGAACGGGCTCCCGCGTATTGTTTGCGCCCAAACAAACAGAGGAGGGCCCAGTGAGCGACGCGTCCGTGGCCCGGACCGTCGAGCGCCTGACCGAGCAGGGGATCGACGTCGTCCGAATCGGATACCCCGACCTCATCGGCACCGAGCGAGGCAGGGACATCCTCGTGGAACGCCTGCCGGAGGTCATGGAACACGGCGTGGCCTTCTGCCGCGCGGTCTACCACACCTCCCCCCAGGGCGACGTGGTCCCGGTGGCCGGCGGCCTCGACGCAGGCCTGCCCGACATCTGCGTGAAGCCTGACCTGTCTACACTCGTCCCCCTACCGTGGGAGCCCGGAGTCGCACACTGCCTGGGCGACGCCCACGACCCCACCACCGGCGCCCTGTGCCCGGAGTCGCCGCGCACCGTGCTGCGCACCGCCGCCAGACGTCTCGGCGAACTCGGCCTGACCGCCGTCATCGGCCCCGAGCTGGAGTACTTCCTGATGGAGCCGGACGGCTCCGGCTGGAAGCGGTACGACGACCACCCCGGCAACGTCTACGTGGCCGGCACCAAGGGCGACCGCGGCTCTCACGTGCTGCGCACGCTGCGCGCCCTGCGCGGGCTGGACATCGGCGTGACCATGGGCAACCACGAGTTCTCCGGCGGCCAGTTCGAGATCAACCTGCACCATTCGGAGGCGGTGAGCGCCGCCGACCGGTCCTTCCGCTTCAAGTCGGCGATCAAGGAGCTGGCGCGGCGGGACGGGCTGCGCGCCACGTTCATGGCCAAGCCGTTCAACGATGAGGGCGGGTCGGGCTTCCACGCCCACATCTCGTGCGCCGACGGCGAGGGGAACAACCGCTTCGACGATCCGGCCGGGCCGTACGGGCTGTCGCAGACCGCCATGTACGCCATCGGAGGGCTCATCGCGCACGCCCCGGCACTCGCGGCCCTGCTCAACCCCACGATCAACTCCTACAAGCGTTTCGGCCCGGACACGCTCGCCCCCTGGCTGATCGACTGGGGCCTGGACAACCGCAGCGCGATGGTCCGCGTGCCGCCGGAGCGCGGCGCGGGCGCGCGCCTGGAGGTACGGCTGGGCGACGCCTCGGCCAACCCCTACCTCGCGGTCGCCGCCCTGCTCGCAGCGGTCTACCTGGGCGTACGCGACCGCGTGGAACCACCGCCCCCGCTGGAGGGCTACGGTTACGACACCTCCAAGGCGGCGATGCTGCCGCCGGACCTGTCCACGGCGCTGGACGCGCTGGAGGCCGACTCCGGCCTGACCGAGGTGCTCGGCAAGGAGTTCGCCGACGCCTTCCTCACCTACAAGCGCGATGAGATACGGCGCTTCTCCCAGTACGTCACCGACTGGGAGTTCATCGAATACGGCTACCACCTGTGATCCACCGTGCGATCCCCAAAAAAGGAGGACACATGCGCCTGGAAGACGTCAACCTCGCGGATAACGACAACTTCCTGGACGGTGAGACGCCCTGGCGCATGTTCGACGTGCTGCGCGAGCAGGCACCGGTCCACTGGCAGGACGAGGGCGACCAGGGCAGCGGCTTCTGGTCCATCACCAGACACGCCGACATCGTCGCCGTCGACCGCGACCCCGAGACGTTCACCTCGACCAAGTTCGTCAACCTGGAGGAGGTGGACGAACGCCAGGCCGAGATCCGGCGGTCCCTGCTGGAGACCGACGGGCCGCGCCACCACGCGCTGCGCCGTCTTCTCCAGCGCGACTTCAACCCGCGTGCGGTGGCCGTGTACGAGACCTTCCTGCGCGGGCTGACCGCCCGCACCCTGGACGCCGCCCTCCCCAAGGGCACGTTCGACTTCGTGAAGGAGGTCGCCGCCGACTTCCCGATCAACGTGCTGGCCCGGATGCTCGACGTGCCCGAGGAGGACACCTCCCAGCTCATCGCCTGGGGCAACCGCATGGTGGGCAACACCGACCCCGACTACGCGGACGTGCTGCTGCACAGCGAGGAGAGCGAGCGCTACCGCGACCTGCCCTTCCGCAGCCCGGCCGCGCTGGAGGTGTTCGAGTACGGCCGCGAGCTCGCCCGGCAGCGGCGCGGCGGCGACGGCACCGACCTGGTGAGCAAGCTGATCAACCAGACGCCCGCGGACGGCATCCCCCTGTCGGACCGGGACTTCGACAACTACTTCCTGCTGCTGGTGGTGGCCGGGAACGAGACCACCCGGCATGCGATCTCGCACACCATGCTCGCGCTGATCAACCACCCGGAGCAGATGGAGAAGCTGCGCGACGACCCGTCCCTGATGCCGACGGCGGTGGAGGAGTTCCTGCGCTGGGCCTCGCCGGTGTGGCACTTCCGCCGCACCGCGACGCGGGACGTGGAGATGCACGGGAAGAGGATCGCCGAGGGCGACAAGGTCGTGATGTGGTTCGCCTCCGGCAACCGCGACGAGCGCGTCTTCGCCGACCCCTACTCCTTCGACATCACCCGCACCCGCAACGACCACGTCACCTTCGGCAAGGGCAGCCCGCACTTCTGCCTGGGCAACGCCCTCGCCCGCCTGGAGATCCGGATCATGTTCGAGGAGCTGCTGCCCCGCCTCGCCGACGTCCGGCTCGCCGGCGAGGTGCGCCGCGTCCGCTCCAACTTCGTCAACGGCATCAAGGAGCTTCCGGTCACCGTGACCACCGTCTGACCGGGCACGCCGGAGCCCGATCCTCCCGCCCGGGGCCGCCGCGGTCCCGGGCGGACCGGGCATGCCCGAACCGACTGCTCGTAGTGATCACGTGACTACGTTGAGACGGAAACGAGTCACCGCGATCCCTTGCCGAACGGACGACGACACCCCCATCATTCAACAAATCATTTAGACCCAAACAATATCGGGTCGTGCTGGTAGGTGATCACTTTGGATACGCAGACGGTCGGCGGACAGGCAGGACCCTCCGGCACGGGTGAGCGTCCACACGCGCTCAAGCGCGACACCCTCGGCGTCATCGGCGTCCTCTTCTTCGTCTTCTCCGCACAGGCCCCGCTCACCGGCATCGCGGGCGCCTCACCGATCGCCGTCGCGATCGGCAACGGCACGGGCGTACCCGCCGCCTACCTGACCGCCGGACTGATCGTCCTGCTCTTCTCCGTCGGCTACGTGGCCATGAGCAGGCACGTGGTGCACGCCGGCGCGTTCTACGCCTACGTCGGCAAAGGGCTGGGCCGGACGACGGGCATCGGCGGCGCCATGGTCGCGCTGCTGGCCTACTGCGCCATCCAGGCCGCCATGTACGGCCTGTACGGCGCGAGCGTCAGCGCCTTGCTGGAGGCCTACCTGGGCATCGCGGTGCCGTGGTGGGTGTGCGTGCTGGTCACCATGGCGGTCATCCAGGTGCTCGGCGCGCTCGGCGTGGAGATCGGCGCGCGGGTGCTCGCGGTGCTCGTCCTCGCCGAGTTCAGCCTGCTGCTGGCGTTCGCCGTGGTCACCTTCTTCCGCGGCGGCGGCCCCGAAGGGCTCGCCCCGCTGGCCAGCTTCGGCCCCGAGGCGGTGCTGTCCGGCGCTCCCGGCGTGGCCGTGATGTTCGCCGTGGCCTCCATGTTCGGCTTCGAGGCGACCGCTATCTACGGCGAGGAGGCCCGGCAACCCCACCGGACGATCCCACGCGCCACCTACACCGCCGTCATCGGCATCACCGCCTTCTTCGCCTTCGTCACCTGGATGAACGTCTCGGCGCACGGTCCTTCGCACGCGGCCGCGCAGGCCGGGGCGGCTCTGGAGGGCGGCGACGGCACGGCCTACGTGTTCGGCCCCATCGCGAACCTGCTCGGCGGCTGGACCACCGACGTGCTGCAGATCCTGCTGTGCACCTCGCTGTTCGCCGGCATGCTGGCCTTCCACAACTCCGTCACGCGCTACTTCTTCTCCCTCAGCCGCGACGGCGTGCTGCCCGCCGTCCTCGGCCGGCTCAACCGCCACCACTCCCCCGCCCCCGCCGGGGCCCTGCAGACGCTCATCGCCCTGGTGCTGGTGGCGCCGTTCGCGCTCGGCGGCCAGGACCCGGTGCTCACGCTGTTCTCCTGGTTCAGCGGCCTGGCCGTGCTCAGCATGATGCTGCTGTACCTCCTCACCTCGATCTCGGTGTTCGTGTTCTTCCGGCGCGAGCGCCTGGACACCCGCGTGTGGCACACCGCCGTCGCGCCGATCCTCGGCGCGCTCGGCCTGGCCTCGGCCATCGCCCTCATCCTGGCCAACTTCACCACCCTCATCGACGGCGACACCACGACCGCGATCCGGCTCGTCCTCCCCATCCCCGTGCTCTTCGCGGCCGGGGTCGTGCTCGCCAGGGTGCGCAAGGACGTCCTCTCCCCGCACACCGTCGCCTGACCCCGCCGCGACGCGGGCGCGGAAGGCGGCGGACGCGCACCGCCGCCTTCCGCGCCCGGCGGGTCACCCGAGCAGGGTCTGTCCGATCCATCCGCCCTCCGCGCAGCCCGGAGGGATCGCGAAGACGGCGGAGCCGATCGTGGTCACCCACTCGTTGAGCAGGTCGGCCTCTGCCAGGCGCTCCTGGACCGGCACGAACTGCCGGTCCACGTCGGCCTGGTAGGCGGCGAACAGCAGCCCGGCGTCGGCGGTACCGTCGGCGGCCGGGCCCTCGTCGTAGTTGTACGTCCTGCGCAGCATCCGCAGGGCGGGGTCCGCCACGTGCGCGCGGCGGATGTGCGCCTGGTCGGCGATCACGGGGAAGCCGAGATCGTCGCGTCTGTCCCAGTCGGGCGCATCGTGCTCGTGCCGGCCGGTGAGCGGGGCGCCGTTGTCCAGCCTGCGGCCGATGGTGAACTCGCGGGCCTTCCGGTCCACGGCGTCCCACGTCTCCAGCTCCATGCGGATACGGCGCAGCACCAGCGTGGTGCCGCCGCGCAGCCACCCCGGCCCGTCCGAGATCCACACCGCCTTGTCCAGATCGGTGGGCTGGACGGTGCCGTCGAGCTGGCCCATCAGATTGCGCTGGGTCTGCCCGGGGCCTTCGACGTGCACGGCGCGCCGGAAGCCGCGCTGCGTCCAGCGCACCCGCGTGAACGCCCGCGCGTCCTTGGTGATCATGCGCAGGGCGTGCGCGACCGTCATCGCGTCGTCCGCGCAGATCTGCACCAGCAGATCCCCGTCACTCCAGCGGTCCTCCAGCCGGTCGGTGCGGAACCGCGGAAGCCTGCGCACCGGCGACTCCTCCTTCACCGCCGCGAACAGCCCCGGGCCGAAGCCGAAGGTGATCGTCAGCCGGGCGGCCGGGGCGGCCAGCTCCGGCTCGGTGTCGGCGAGCGCGGGCCGTCCCGCCGTCAGCCGGCGGGCGTCGTCGGTGAGCAGCCGCATCATGCGCGCCACCGCCTCCCGATCGACGCCGGGCCGCAGGTCGAACCCGGCGAAGACGGCGTACGCCTGCGGCAGCGTGGCGATACCCGCCTGGTGGACACCGTGGAACGGCTCGACGGCCGAGGCCGGGACGGTGTCCGCCCGGGCGGACGGGGCGGACTCGGCTCGGGAGGACGCCTCGACCGAGCACCCGGCGAGGGCGCCGGCCGCCGCGACGCCCCCGGCGAGCAGGCCCCTGCGGGTCAGCCGGGGCTCGGACATCACCCCTGCTCCCCATCGTCATGGCCGCCGGATCCGGAGCCGTGGTCGTCGGAGCCGGGGTGGTAGTCCTCAGAACCGCCGGAGAAGTCCTTGGCGACCGCTTCGAACTCCACGCTCGTGCCGTCCTCCAGGGTGAGCGTGAAGGGGATCACGTCGCCGGGCTTCACCGCCTCGGTGACGTCCATCAGCATGATGTGGTCCCCGCCCGGCCGCAGCTCGTGGCTGCCGCCGGCGGGGACGGTGAACCCGCCCTCCTTCCGCCGCATGACCGCCTCGCCGCCGGAGTCGGCGACCTCGTGCAGTTCCACGCTCTTCGCACGCGGCGAGCTGCCGGAGACCACGGTCACCTCGGCGTCGGTGGTGTTGACCAGGGTGCCGAAGGCGGCGGTCATACCCTTGTCCGCCGCCTTCACCCACGGGTCGACGACGGTCACCCCCGCGGAGGCGGCGGGCGAGGACGCCGCGGAGGCGGCGGGGGCGGCGGCCGGAGCCGCCTCGGTGTCCCGGCCCGCGCATCCGCCCAGCACCAGCGCGGCTGCGAGCAGGGCGCAAGCGGGCACGTCACGACGAGAGAACACGATGAGCTGCCTTTCTTCCGCCCGCACGGGTGTGGCCGCGCGGGCGAGGGTGTCACGCTGCTTCACGAGCCGGCGACACGCGTCAGGGCGTGCGCCGACGCCGGGCCGCGGCGCGGCCCGCAGGAGAACGACCGACCGGAGGGCACGCCGAGACGGCACGCGGAACATCCGGCGCCGACGGCGCCGGGCGTGCGGACGGACCCTCGGGGACGATCGGCCGACCGGACGGCGACAGCCGTACGGTCACGGAACGTGAAGCGCCGCAGGCGGGCCGCGGCGGGTTACGACGTGCCGCGGCAGAGCCGGGCGCGGCGCCTTCGGCTCCGGCGCGGCGGGCACGGCGGGGGGCGTCTCCACCGGGCCGAGAGGAACGGCGAACACCAGCAGCCGTACCGCCAGCCGGCGCAGCAGCGACCACAGCGCCGTCTCGCCCCGCGCCAGCCACAGGGCGGTGAGGGTCGCCGCCCACCCGTG
It contains:
- a CDS encoding aldehyde dehydrogenase yields the protein MATVAGVAVEDGHWIGGERIASAETFEDLSPIDEQVIAHIARGGAEEVDAAVRAARAAFPAWAATDRQERARLLHAIADGVEKRMEQLAIVETTDNGALLRSHLRGVMPRVAHNFRFFADWLLGLGRDDFETRGHRNHVSWDPAGVCALITPWNAPLMLATWKIAPALAAGNTVVLKPAEWSPLTASLLADITVEAGLPDGVFNVVQGYGEEAGAALVAHPDVRRISFTGSVPTARRIAAAAAAHLVPLSLELGGKSPLLVFADADLDLAVNLAVEQYDNAGQVCLAGTRLLVEESIAEEFTERFLARARALRQGDPREMGTDIGPQIHRDHLARIDGFVRRALDGGATALLGGGPNTDLGGLYYRPTLITGAAPGSEILREEVFGPVLTLQTFRTEEQAVEMANSTDYGLAATIATGSPERAERVSARLVAGTVWVNCFFVRDLRAPFGGARQSGIGREGGDWSFDFYCDVKNTVTAPWEK
- a CDS encoding gamma-glutamyl-gamma-aminobutyrate hydrolase family protein, whose translation is MPRRPVIAIPSRFSASASALRYAAVVTARALADAVYRAGGEPFMMHPTGADEAAQRLALADGLLLPGGGDLAPSTYGEAVAHETVYDVDAEQDAFDLAAARHALARGLPTLAICRGLQVVNVALGGRLRQHMDPDHRHVVHPVSARRGSLLAEVTGTEKIDASCYHHQCVAEPGAGLVPAAFAEDGTIEAVELENPAGWFLAVQWHPEDTAHTDPANQALFDALVTAARRG
- a CDS encoding MarR family winged helix-turn-helix transcriptional regulator, which codes for MPAHYSLSETEEAVRRRLGAIPVNREALAAVSNLYRAAAAVRQHLENSALRWADLTWSGFVVLWVVWIWEEIETRHVAAEAGISKGTLTGIIKTMESRGYIERRQHPSDGRLALLRLTPDGVALMEKIFPAFNDEEAFVVGALGSGETRQLADTLRRIVTHLEENGEQRRQELHRDSPLPPRRGGRRRSAS
- a CDS encoding acetoacetate decarboxylase family protein encodes the protein MAAVRGFFMPKTATGRSSLVPSPPWYYSGDLLTVEYRTDPAKVAALLPEPLELAPEDPGAVAVIWADWQSCSQSKEELLDPVRAQYKECFVVVRCSYRGRIYSRCVYIWVDKDFALARGLHQGYPKKLGSIHLTRAHPYGQAAPRIAPGGVFGATLAAADRRLAQAVVRLREPSRTNGFVNGHPMAHNRWMPAIEPGGGLALDELIESSVASFEGGQAWAGDAEIELFDAPTEELAELTVEEVIGGYYRQVGTSWNGGTLLASDVSGAE
- a CDS encoding glutamine synthetase family protein, which encodes MSDASVARTVERLTEQGIDVVRIGYPDLIGTERGRDILVERLPEVMEHGVAFCRAVYHTSPQGDVVPVAGGLDAGLPDICVKPDLSTLVPLPWEPGVAHCLGDAHDPTTGALCPESPRTVLRTAARRLGELGLTAVIGPELEYFLMEPDGSGWKRYDDHPGNVYVAGTKGDRGSHVLRTLRALRGLDIGVTMGNHEFSGGQFEINLHHSEAVSAADRSFRFKSAIKELARRDGLRATFMAKPFNDEGGSGFHAHISCADGEGNNRFDDPAGPYGLSQTAMYAIGGLIAHAPALAALLNPTINSYKRFGPDTLAPWLIDWGLDNRSAMVRVPPERGAGARLEVRLGDASANPYLAVAALLAAVYLGVRDRVEPPPPLEGYGYDTSKAAMLPPDLSTALDALEADSGLTEVLGKEFADAFLTYKRDEIRRFSQYVTDWEFIEYGYHL
- a CDS encoding cytochrome P450 — protein: MRLEDVNLADNDNFLDGETPWRMFDVLREQAPVHWQDEGDQGSGFWSITRHADIVAVDRDPETFTSTKFVNLEEVDERQAEIRRSLLETDGPRHHALRRLLQRDFNPRAVAVYETFLRGLTARTLDAALPKGTFDFVKEVAADFPINVLARMLDVPEEDTSQLIAWGNRMVGNTDPDYADVLLHSEESERYRDLPFRSPAALEVFEYGRELARQRRGGDGTDLVSKLINQTPADGIPLSDRDFDNYFLLLVVAGNETTRHAISHTMLALINHPEQMEKLRDDPSLMPTAVEEFLRWASPVWHFRRTATRDVEMHGKRIAEGDKVVMWFASGNRDERVFADPYSFDITRTRNDHVTFGKGSPHFCLGNALARLEIRIMFEELLPRLADVRLAGEVRRVRSNFVNGIKELPVTVTTV
- a CDS encoding APC family permease, yielding MITLDTQTVGGQAGPSGTGERPHALKRDTLGVIGVLFFVFSAQAPLTGIAGASPIAVAIGNGTGVPAAYLTAGLIVLLFSVGYVAMSRHVVHAGAFYAYVGKGLGRTTGIGGAMVALLAYCAIQAAMYGLYGASVSALLEAYLGIAVPWWVCVLVTMAVIQVLGALGVEIGARVLAVLVLAEFSLLLAFAVVTFFRGGGPEGLAPLASFGPEAVLSGAPGVAVMFAVASMFGFEATAIYGEEARQPHRTIPRATYTAVIGITAFFAFVTWMNVSAHGPSHAAAQAGAALEGGDGTAYVFGPIANLLGGWTTDVLQILLCTSLFAGMLAFHNSVTRYFFSLSRDGVLPAVLGRLNRHHSPAPAGALQTLIALVLVAPFALGGQDPVLTLFSWFSGLAVLSMMLLYLLTSISVFVFFRRERLDTRVWHTAVAPILGALGLASAIALILANFTTLIDGDTTTAIRLVLPIPVLFAAGVVLARVRKDVLSPHTVA
- a CDS encoding Dyp-type peroxidase, whose amino-acid sequence is MSEPRLTRRGLLAGGVAAAGALAGCSVEASSRAESAPSARADTVPASAVEPFHGVHQAGIATLPQAYAVFAGFDLRPGVDREAVARMMRLLTDDARRLTAGRPALADTEPELAAPAARLTITFGFGPGLFAAVKEESPVRRLPRFRTDRLEDRWSDGDLLVQICADDAMTVAHALRMITKDARAFTRVRWTQRGFRRAVHVEGPGQTQRNLMGQLDGTVQPTDLDKAVWISDGPGWLRGGTTLVLRRIRMELETWDAVDRKAREFTIGRRLDNGAPLTGRHEHDAPDWDRRDDLGFPVIADQAHIRRAHVADPALRMLRRTYNYDEGPAADGTADAGLLFAAYQADVDRQFVPVQERLAEADLLNEWVTTIGSAVFAIPPGCAEGGWIGQTLLG
- a CDS encoding copper chaperone PCu(A)C, which encodes MKQRDTLARAATPVRAEERQLIVFSRRDVPACALLAAALVLGGCAGRDTEAAPAAAPAASAASSPAASAGVTVVDPWVKAADKGMTAAFGTLVNTTDAEVTVVSGSSPRAKSVELHEVADSGGEAVMRRKEGGFTVPAGGSHELRPGGDHIMLMDVTEAVKPGDVIPFTLTLEDGTSVEFEAVAKDFSGGSEDYHPGSDDHGSGSGGHDDGEQG